The Lycium barbarum isolate Lr01 chromosome 12, ASM1917538v2, whole genome shotgun sequence genome includes a region encoding these proteins:
- the LOC132624441 gene encoding receptor kinase-like protein Xa21: MGEIPTGGPFANFTGQSFLSNSGLCASAIVALVVGFLILRRKRNVPSGSTDISSVRAHERVSYDELRQATNGFSEDSLLGTGSFSKVYKGVKDGTIFAIKVFKLELEGAFKSFETECEILRNLRHRNLTKVITSCSNSKFKALLLEYMPNGTLDKWLHSHDFFLDMFQRLDILIDVASALDHLHNGYSEPVVHCDLKPSNILLDQDMVGHLSDFGIAKLIEYGQDGLVSTSCDVYSFGIVMMEAFTRRRPNDEMFTGDLSLRHWVNHSLPTGVAEIVEADLIRPKEEPLNTKMQCLVSVMELALSCTSVTPGA; the protein is encoded by the exons ATGGGAGAAATTCCAACTGGTGGTCCTTTCGCAAACTTCACCGGTCAGTCATTTTTGTCTAATAGTGGATTATGTG CATCAGCAATTGTTGCATTAGTCGTTGGATTTCTGAttttaagaagaaaaagaaatgtgCCATCAGGATCAACTGACATATCATCCGTGAGGGCCCACGAAAGAGTTTCATATGATGAACTTCGACAAGCAACAAATGGATTCAGTGAGGACAGTTTGCTTGGTACTGGGAGTTTTAGCAAGGTGTACAAAGGGGTAAAAGATGGGACAATATTCGCAATAAAGGTATTCAAACTGGAACTTGAAGGTGCATTCAAGAGCTTTGAGACAGAATGTGAGATCTTACGCAACCTTCGCCATCGGAACCTGACAAAAGTCATAACTTCTTGTTCCAACTCTAAGTTCAAGGCCTTGTTATTGGAGTACATGCCAAATGGCACCCTTGACAAATGGTTACACTCTCATGACTTTTTCTTGGACATGTTTCAGAGGTTGGACATATTGATCGATGTAGCATCTGCTTTAGACCATCTCCATAACGGTTATTCAGAGCCAGTGGTGCATTGTGATTTGAAGCCTAGCAACATTTTGCTAGATCAAGACATGGTTGGCCATCTAAGTGATTTTGGGATTGCGAAATTGATAG AGTATGGACAAGATGGACTTGTATCAACAAGTTGTGACGTGTACAGCTTTGGTATTGTGATGATGGAAGCATTCACAAGGAGGCGGCCTAATGATGAAATGTTTACCGGAGATTTGAGCCTAAGGCATTGGGTAAATCACTCGCTTCCTACTGGAGTTGCAGAAATCGTGGAAGCAGACTTGATAAGGCCAAAGGAAGAACCTCTTAATACAAAAATGCAATGTTTGGTTTCTGTCATGGAATTGGCTTTAAGCTGTACTTCAGTGACACCTGGTGCATGA
- the LOC132623301 gene encoding probable leucine-rich repeat receptor-like protein kinase At1g35710, translating to MLSKNRLDGLIPSNLQNCSKLRTLSLSLNDFTGTIPAEIGNLTMLTTLLLGLTYLKGEIPVELGYLLRLQLFRLYQNRLSGSIPASLFNISTLQILTLVDCQLSGTLPSNVGQGTPNLKEIYLGMNNLSGVFPASISNASRLTLLDLYNNMFSGSIPDSLGNLELLEVLQLGNNWLINQNPSSELTFLTSLTRCRNLRELVIGQNPLNGILPASIGNFSSSLEIFSAYRCKLSGIIPEEIGNLTDVLRISLNGNDLTGFIPKTLRGLRKLQRFFLRSNMISRTIPDDICYLQNIRDLSLSQNKISGPLPLCLGNVTTLRSLFLDSNQLNSSLPGACGAFKIYWYLMQHQIHFLVFYCPKLEI from the exons ATGCTTTCAAAAAATCGGCTTGATGGGTTGATTCCTTCAAATTTGCAGAATTGCTCAAAACTTAGAACACTATCATTGTCTCTAAATGATTTCACTGGAACCATACCAGCAGAGATCGGGAACTTAACTATGCTGACAACTCTGCTACTTGGGCTTACCTACTTGAAAG GTGAAATACCAGTGGAGCTTGGATATCTTCTCAGACTCCAACTATTTAGATTGTATCAAAATAGGCTGAGTGGTTCAATTCCAGCAAGCCTTTTCAATATTTCAACCCTCCAAATCTTGACACTTGTGGACTGTCAGCTATCAGGGACTCTACCATCAAATGTAGGCCAAGGCACACCAAATCTCAAAGAAATTTATTTGGGAATGAATAATCTCAGTGGAGTCTTCCCTGCTTCTATTTCGAACGCTTCAAGACTCACTCTTCTAGACCTTTATAACAACATGTTCTCCGGTTCCATTCCTGATTCCCTTGGTAATTTAGAATTGCTTGAAGTTCTACAGTTAGGCAATAACTGGTTGATCAACCAGAATCCCTCTTCAGAATTAACCTTCCTGACTTCACTGACGAGATGTCGAAATCTAAGGGAACTGGTCATTGGACAAAATCCTTTGAATGGAATTCTTCCGGCTTCTATTGGTAATTTCTCGAGCTCTCTCGAAATCTTTTCTGCGTATAGGTGCAAACTTAGCGGCATTATACCAGAAGAAATTGGAAACCTAACTGATGTGCTAAGGATATCACTAAATGGAAATGACTTGACGGGTTTCATTCCAAAAACTTTAAGAGGTTTGCGGAAGCTTCAAAGATTCTTTTTACGAAGTAACATGATAAGCAGGACTATACCAGATGATATTTGTTACTTGCAAAATATACGAGACCTGAGTTTAAGCCAGAATAAAATTTCAGGTCCATTGCCATTATGTTTGGGGAATGTTACTACTTTGAGAAGTCTTTTTCTTGATTCAAACCAATTGAACTCCAGTTTGCCTGGAGCCTGTGGAGCCTTCAAGATTTATTGGTACTTGATGCAGCATCAAATTCATTTTCTGGTTTTCTATTGCCCCAAATTGGAAATCTGA
- the LOC132623302 gene encoding protein EXORDIUM-like 7 has protein sequence MDNKLHFYHYFHFFLLLSFSCLSLVSFSWIPYNENKNYEGSSDLVNLEYHMGPVLSSPIKLYVIWYGHWNPSHQATIRDFLNSFSSSSYAPHPSVADWWRTVRLYTDQTGQNISTISLSGEFFDFKYSQGKYLSRLSMQYVIKNAVRPYSKSLPLNYNNGVYLVLTSYDVQVQDFCRAVCGFHYFTFPSILGVTVPYAWVGYSGKQCPGFCAYPFAWPKDSGKPPPSTTNGGNSLMGAPNGDPGVDGMISVIAHELAEVSSNPLVNAWYAGDNPISPSEIADMCLGVYGTGAGGGYVGQVYKDSWGNGFNLHGVKGRKFLIQWVWNPLRRRCFGPNAMD, from the coding sequence ATGGACAATAAGCTTCATTTTTATCATTATTTCCATTTCTTCTTGCTTCTATCTTTTTCTTGCTTGTCACttgtttctttttcttggatACCATACAATGAAAATAAGAACTATGAAGGCTCTTCTGACCTTGTTAATCTTGAATACCATATGGGACCTGTTCTTTCTTCTCCTATTAAACTTTATGTAATATGGTATGGCCATTGGAACCCTTCTCATCAAGCCACCATTAGAGACTTTCTCaactccttttcttcttcttcttatgcaCCTCACCCTTCTGTTGCTGATTGGTGGCGAACCGTTCGGCTTTATACAGACCAAACTGGCCAAAACATCTCAACCATTTCACTTTCTGGTGAATTCTTTGACTTCAAGTACTCTCAAGGAAAGTACCTTAGCAGATTATCCATGCAATATGTGATCAAGAATGCAGTCAGACCATACTCAAAATCTCTACCTTTGAATTATAATAATGGAGTTTACTTAGTGTTAACATCTTATGATGTCCAAGTTCAAGATTTTTGTAGGGCTGTTTGTGGTTTTCACTACTTCACATTCCCATCAATTCTTGGAGTGACAGTGCCTTATGCTTGGGTTGGTTATAGTGGGAAACAATGCCCTGGTTTCTGTGCTTATCCTTTTGCTTGGCCTAAGGATTCAGGGAAACCACCACCAAGCACAACTAATGGAGGAAACAGCTTAATGGGGGCACCGAATGGCGATCCGGGGGTCGATGGGATGATTAGTGTGATAGCTCATGAGCTAGCTGAGGTCTCAAGTAACCCCCTTGTGAATGCTTGGTATGCTGGGGATAATCCTATTTCACCTTCTGAGATTGCTGATATGTGCTTAGGTGTTTATGGGACTGGTGCTGGTGGTGGATATGTTGGACAAGTTTATAAGGATTCTTGGGGGAATGGTTTCAATTTACATGGAGTGAAAGGAAGAAAGTTTCTTATTCAGTGGGTTTGGAATCCTCTTAGGAGGAGATGTTTTGGTCCTAATGCCATGGACTAG